One Electrophorus electricus isolate fEleEle1 chromosome 10, fEleEle1.pri, whole genome shotgun sequence genomic region harbors:
- the LOC113585621 gene encoding protein Bouncer-like, giving the protein MSVIISVLCVVLMATVSCSEQTLECFQCTLGFWDMCFTTKVNCSVGDQCFVGTGKAASVLDVKMLGCLPEEGCNKTMTIEFPANKTVYTMNMQCCNESYCNGGPAVLLPSFTVIALTVGQTIDVL; this is encoded by the exons ATGAGTGTAATTATTTCTGTTCTTTGTGTGGTGCTAATGGCTACTGTATCATGTTCAG AACAAACACTTGAGTGCTTTCAGTGTACTCTTGGATTCTGGGATATGTGTTTCACCACCAAAGTAAACTGCAGTGTTGGAGATCAGTGTTTTGTTGGAACTGGCAAGGCAG CCTCTGTCCTGGATGTAAAGATGCTGGGCTGCCTTCCTGAAGAGGGATGCAACAAGACCATGACCATTGAGTTCCCTGCAAACAAGACTGTCTACACCATGAATATGCAGTGCTGTAATGAGAGTTACTGCAATGGTGGCCCTGCTGTTCTTTTGCCATCATTCACTGTGATTGCTCTAACTGTTGGCCAGACAATAGATGTGTTATGA